One stretch of Paroedura picta isolate Pp20150507F chromosome 13, Ppicta_v3.0, whole genome shotgun sequence DNA includes these proteins:
- the LOC143822800 gene encoding uncharacterized protein LOC143822800: MIRCTLHLAPPFCSATSESTMESSSQASSVPATGCGPTWRDAEIRDLIAIFSEEKIQDAFQSSHRNREVFEQVAIKMRALGHNRTGLECRSKTKTMRAEYMRAVNHNKGSGNEKVTCPYFEEQRQLYGDGEGAGRPKRVGRSLKVVRQPAAPVEEPPAEEDPGEGTSSSFRPPPPVQQRPAELVTVDLMAIAPGEPEEVPEQTPLASETQMPGTVVLESPAAVAEDSDSGASTNVDFIPGTQEEEERGVAGPPAVRRRIQIQDEVLSEDDEPAGSPPRGALPAEERLARERGRLRRVSVLTSVGERILEHCQEESRRAAAADQAMLSLVAQEGKKFRAILRDSNNSLRESVEEVRMIRRLMERAVAVMEAATPPQITVHVPPPTPTPPPPPPAPTPPTPSQNAATQTRRRTVLGKRVVKPADKFSPS, from the exons atgatccgttgcaccctgcacctcgcaccaccattttgctcagctactagcgaaagcaccatggaatcctcttcgcaagcctcgtccgtccctgcaaccggctgtggcccaacttggagggacgcggagatcagggacctgatcgcgattttctcggaagagaaaatccaggacgccttccagtcctctcacaggaatagggaggtcttcgagcaagtggccataaagatgcgtgccctgggccacaacaggaccggccttgaatgccggtcgaaaaccaaaacgatgcgggcggagtacatgagagccgtgaaccataacaagggttccggcaacgaaaaggtgacctgcccctacttcgaggagcagcgccagctgtacggagacggggaaggagccggcaggccgaagcgcgtcgggaggagccttaaggtggttcggcaaccggctgccccggtcgaggaaccacccgctgaggaggatcccggcgagggcacctcgtctagctttcggcctccaccccccgtccagcaacgaccagcggaattggtaacggtggacctgatggccatcgctcctggggagccagaggaggttcctgagcaaacgccccttgcctccg agacacagatgcctgggacggtggtcctcgagtcccctgcagcagtagcagaggacagtgattctggggcgtccacaaatgttg atttcatacccgggacacaggaggaggaggagcgtggggtggctggacctcctgccgtgcgcaggcgtatacagatacaagatg aggtcctttcagaagacgacgagccagctggctcaccacccaggggtgctctcccggctgaggagaggctggccagggaacgcggcaggctgcggcgcgtctccgtcctgactagtgtgggagaaaggatcctggagcactgccaggaggagtccaggcgtgccgctgctgcagaccaggcgatgctctccctcgtggcccaggagggcaaaaaattccgtgccatccttagagactcgaacaactcactacgcgaaagcgtggaggaggttcgaatgataaggaggctgatggagagggcggtcgcggttatggaggcggccacccctcctcagattacagtgcacgtccccccccccacacccacaccccccccaccacctccagcacccaccccacccaccccctctcagaatgccgcgacccaaacgagaaggaggactgttctggggaagagagtcgttaaacccgcggacaagttctccccctcctag